The Drosophila nasuta strain 15112-1781.00 chromosome 2R, ASM2355853v1, whole genome shotgun sequence genome segment attttttcttttgaaatgTTGAAGGATGGAGAGTTTAAAAagtaatattgaaaatacGTCCGACATCAATTGTATCACCAAAGTTTCTAATAATGCACGAGCGACAATTTACACATTTGTTACTGTACTGTGTTCTGTACTGTTTATTTAACTTGAGTAATTCTCATAGTACACtatgattatttaaaaaaaaaaacaaaactaaataacaaataaatgtgGCTACCATATTATTCTAATCCCTGAGCTCGTCGAACAGCCAGCGACTCGTCTGCCGAGTTCATTTCCGAGAATCCGCATGGTTGCATCGTCATACTGGCTGTGCCCGAGCTTATAGTGCGCAGCGCGCTTGAATAACCACTGAGTTCTGCCAATGGTGCGTTTAccaaaattaactaaaaatttaataaaattaaagtagcAATAGTCTAATCGTAACACTAACAAACCTTATTTTTATCCCCTTTTGTCGTCACATCTTTAATAAGCGACCGTCGCCTTGATAAATCAGCCATAATGCCAGAAACACGATCGTTGGGAGCCACAATTTGCAATGCCATAATGGGTTCCAGTAATCGTGTGCCATTTGTGGTTAGCAgctattttaataattattatattatcatttaataactatatattattaaaaaattagttACCTTTTGCACACActgagctgcagctgccatGATAAAGGAGTCGGCAGTGCCACGACCTATAACGACATTATGTAGCCGTATCTGCGTATCCACCACCTGGCCACCAACGCGTGGTCCACGTTCTAATGCGCTAATTGCACCTTTACGCACTACTTGAAGAATTCGGGGACGCAATGCATTGAGATTTTGCACATTCTCCGGTGATTTATCCAAGCTTTAATAtatgatataaatattaacGTTGAAAGCATtaatctttttaaaataaatgtaccTAAACACTTCCACTTGATCGTTAACGAGCTCCAGGGTTATGCTCACATTTTGCTTGCTACCTGCAATTTCTTTTTCCAAACTAAAGGTATTTATTGCTGACGATTCTATAGTTTCCTTATAAGCAATTTGTAGTGGCCCGAGATCGacatcaattttatattcGCTGAGCATTCTCGATTTTATAATATCCATGTGTAGCTCACCCATCCCGCCAAGCACAGTTTGGCCAGTCACCGCATCATAGCTGACTCGCAGACTGGGATCTTCGCGCTGCAGCTGTTTGAGAGCTTGTTCCATGGCTGTTTGCGAAGATATGCTTGGTGGCTCTATCGAGCAAAAGTAGACCGCGTCTGGTATTTGTGTCTCGATTGCAAACATTTCTTTGTTTCCAACAAAATTCTCTTCGTCTTCTTGATGCTGAGTTTCAAGTCCACGGCTTTTCATTAAACGTTTTTGGGCATTCTTGAGAGAAGAATGACTGCTCGTTAGTAAATCACCAGTTACTGTCGACTATAGGAAGTAAAaacattattgtttttgaatggaaatggattaattaaatatactgtACTTACTTTTAGACCCGCACATATAGCCACATCTCCGGCTTGCACAGAGCTTACTTCGCGATATTCATCTGCAAGAGGTTCGTAAATTTTCGACACAACCTCTGCTTGTCCGCTGGAGCATGTAAGCCGCATGCCACGCTTTAGTTCACCCCGTATTAGACGAACCAACGTCAGTGCTCCCCGCTGCTTATCGTGGACAATTTTAAAGACTTTACCCGCCAGGTCATTGCTAAAATCATGAACAAGTATTAGAACtgatatgtattatatattgcaAATTCTTACCCAAAGCATTCGTATATCTGATTGCGTTCCTCTGGCGTGGGTAAATAATCATTGACAGCATCCATTAAACGTTGTATTCCAATATTCTTATAGGCAGAGCCCAACAGCACAGGCACAACCTTGTTTTGGTTGGTGGCACGTCGTATAGCTTGCCCAATTAACTTATTGCTGACTTGGTCAAAACCTTCTGTGCTTATAACAACATCCGCTAGCTCATCGTCCAGCCCCGACAACTGATCAATGAGCTCATTACGTTTCTCTTGTAGATCACGCAGCGTATCAGAAGATTCCAATTTAGTTTTATGATAGACGCGACCATAGTCCTtttgttgccaacttaattgcTCTAATGTAATAACATCGTATATGCCTGCAGTAAAATGATGGTTTAGAATAAGTAAATCTTTATTAATCCCAATTTTGAATCTCACCTAAATGTCCTTCATTGTTTTTCACCGGATATTGCGTAAAAATGGGCTTGGCGTCAAGTTTCGACTTCAAATCATCAACGCATTTATCGAAGTTGGCATCTGGACGATCCATTTTATTGACGAACACCAAACGAGGCAAATTATGCTTGTCCGCCTGTGTCCACACAGTAACTGTTTGGGCTTCAACTCCAGCCGTGCCATCCAAAACGATAACAACTCCGTCGACAGCATACAAAGATTGTTCCACCTCCATAGTAAAATCAATGTGTCCGGGCGTATCCAAAAGATTAATACTATAGgaataatttgcattaattattaatcaatcaaaatatttaagtcaACCCACCGTTTTCCATTCCAGGGAAACGTGACAGCTGAACTACAAATAGTGATACCGCGTTCACGCTCCTGTGTGAGGTAATCTGTTACTGTGTTGCCACGATGCACTTCACCTAAAGAACGTGTCTTTCCCGCATAGAAAAGCATGCGTTccgttgttgtggttttgcctatatcaatatttattatcaacatttacatatttatatgcaaTATGACCATTTCATCTTACCTGCATCGATATGCGCCAAAATTCCAATGTTTCTGATGTCTGCGCTGTAGCATCGTTTGAATAGTTGTGCGGAATATctaaacaacaatttgttcCGTCTGAGGAGCACATTTAATAATGTGTATTGCAGCATTTTCATTGATTAATTTGAAGATTTATGTTAGCTGTGAATTGACATGCCGCTAAAAACAACTGTTGCATTAACAGCTGATTGCAAATATCGACTACATTTGTTCGACCATCAAAATACAGGTCAAAGCGATAGCAAGAATCGAGCGCGGAAATGCTTTACTTTGATGACAACGCTACAACAACGCTCTAAGAGCAGAGGAGAATTTCTATTGAATattgcaacattttcattgattaACTAATGTGTTTAAGCTAACAAGCGACCACATCACAGGATACCGGTAATAACATATGTTTCATTAACAGCTGGTTGCCGACTCCATTTGTTATcgacaacaaattgttgagCCACATCGATAACTGCAATCGAAATTTGGATAGATTGTTTATTTATCTAATTGCGGCAAAAAACTAATAGAATGTCCACGCGACCGCGACGACTAGCAGCTAGGAAGACTCCGCTGGTTATAGAACTAAGCGACTCGGATGATGACGGTACCGTAGCCTCAAAAGACAATGATGATTATAGGCCAACAGAAACTCGCACACGTTTTGTAGAtcgagcagctgcaactgccgCATCTGGCGCGTAAgttcacaaatatttaaacgctaattacaaatatatgtaaatataagtACATTTCTTGTTCAGCACTGCCTCCAGGAAACGTTTTCCGTCTACTAAGAacgcatcagcatcagcagatGCGCCAGCAGCGAAAAAAAggcgcacaaaaaaaaagacaaagagAATGAACCAAGTCCAAGCAATGGCGCAACTGAGGCCACAGCTGAAGAACCATTGCCGTCTGCCCAAGAAGTAGACGGAGCTGCTCCAAGCACGACTTCAGCAACAACGACCACTGGACGCAGCTCATTTTGGGAACGTCGCAAAGTGTGGAATATCCATGAGCTGCTAGCCGAGACGGAGCATATCCAGCCAACGGCTGCGCGCAACATTGTACAACTGTTTGAGAATGAAAACACCATTCCATTTATATGCCGGTATTGCTTAACATTCAATCTATAATTTCCTTAATTCAATGGTGTCCTTTTGTGTAGATATCGTCGCGACCTGGTGGATCATATAACACCAGAACGTTTGCGCGACATTCGCAACACATACACCGAGATTGTAGATCTGCGCAAGAAAGCAGAAAACATTGTGCATCAATTGGAGCGCGAGAATGTGCTGAATACAGAAATACGCGAAGAGCTTATGTGCGCCAAGACCAATGAGGAACTAGAGTTTCTATATGCGCCCTATAAGCCTGCTAGCAAGGGCACTTTAGCAGAAAGAGCCAAGGCCCTGGGACTGCAAGAGTACGCCGACTGTCTGCTTTATGGCACAGCACCCAAAGTAGAACTGTCTGCAATTGTGGATAGAAACAATGCGGATTTGGCCAGCGAGGAGCAGGTGTTGGCGGGCATCTGTAACATAATTATTCACAACATTAGCAAGAATACCAGTGTATTGGAGGAGTTGCGTCGGCTGTAAGAATAGATTTgagatttaatttatttttaaatgctttaatCCTTTTCTTGTCAACAGACAAAATGTGCATCGAATTATGTTAAAATgcagcaaagccaaagccacaaCATCGAAGGTTACAAGTAGTAAATCAACAGCTGGAAATGGAATTGCGGACAAAAAACTGGACAGCTCGAAGTTCGAGAACTACTTTAATTTCCTAGCTGATGTCAAGTCAACAAAACCACATCAAACGTTGGCAATTAATCGAGGCGAGAAGCACAAGTTTCTCTCCGTCAAAGTGGAGACGAACAGCTATTTGAAGAATGACCTAACTCGTTTCATATCGGAGCAGTACATGTCCCAAGGCCTCAACTATCCGCTACGCCGCGAGGTATTCAGTCGTGCACTAGAGGAATGCTTCACCAAGAAATGTAAATGCTAAGAAATTGCTAACTTTACTTTATAATAATGTAATGTTTCTCGTAGTGCAACCATTGTTGTGTCGTCAGGTGCGCGCCGAGCTGAAAGAAAAAGCAACGCGTGCCTCCATCGAAGTGTTTGGCAAGAATCTAAAGCAACTTTTGTTGATGTCCCCGTTGAAAGGTGAACGCATCCTTGGCATCGATCCTGGATATACCAACGGCTGCAAATTGGCGCTTATCTCCGAGACTGCTGATGTTCTGGAAACTGGAGTTATTTATCCTCATGGCCGACAGGCCAATCGCAAAGGAGCCGAACAAAAGCTCATTCAACTTCTTAGCAAATATAAGTAGGTAACAATTTATAAAGAGTTTTTCCTTGTCATTGTCTTCTCTTATTTTATCGCAGTGTTCGCATCATTGCTCTGGGCAATGGCACCGCTTGTCGCGATACAGAAATGTGGCTGTCGTCGCTCTTTCAAGCGGGCATTCTCGACAGTCAAAGTATTCGTTACAGCATGGTAAACGAGAATGGAGCCTCGATTTATTCCTGCAGCGATGTGGCCACCAAGGAGTTTCCCAACATGGACAGAAACGAAATCAGCGCGGGTTTGTCTAAAGcacttttcaaaaaatttaagaGTTAATTAGTAATTCGTATTGTAGTATCAATTGCTCGTCGTTTAAATGATCCGCTGAGCGAGTACGTCAAGATTGAGCCACGACATTTGGGCGTTGGCATGTATCAGCACGATGTGAATGAAAAGACATTAACAGAGACGCTCAATGATGTGGTGTCCGAGTGTGTCAGCTATGTGGGCGTTGATCTAAACACTGCCAGTTTGAGTGTGCTCAAGTAAATCAAAAAGTCGTCACCAGTATCTATTAGCTAATCATCGTATGCTCAGACACATTGCAGGTTTGTCGGAGAAAAAGGCCGAGAAGATCATTGAACATCGCATCCAGAAGGGACCATTCCAATCTCGCAAGGATCTCCTCGCGGTACGTAGCATTGGCGACAAAACTTACGTTCAGTGCGCCGGTTTCGTGCGCATCGAACCACTTAGCGTGGGTGGCAAAGTAAAGAATCCGCTGGACTGCACCTGGGTGCATCCGGAGAGCTATAAAGTGGCCGAAGCGTAAGTACAGTATATACGCACATTTATTAATTCCGAACTTAAGAAACTCATTTGAACTTTGCATCATCACTTGACTTATCCACGCTGGCTTGTGGCGGAGAGGTGTCACTTGGCTTTGGCACATAGTCACTGTCGCTCGTCCTTTGAGGTATTGTGGTCCGATTGGGTTCAACTTGGTTGTCCCACACCAGCTGAATGTTTTTATCCCGTCGATCGCATCCCTGGCACCAACAGGGCAAATATGGATCCAGTGGATTCTTATTGCGACAACGTTTGCAGCTACAATGCTCAACGCCGGCACTCTTGAAGCTCTCAAAGTCCAGATTGTTGCGCAGCAAGGCCAAGTAATCGTCTATGGAATGCTCCTGGCCAGCATCGATTAACTGCGCCCAGGTCTTGAACTTACGCACCACTTCCAAGAAATAATCGTAAAGATCCTGTATGGTTTGCAGCACCGTCTCCAAGCCCATAAGAAACGGACTCTCTAGCGTCCTATCCAACTTATCCAAGCGCACACGCAGCTCTGCCATGTCCTCACGTATGCCGAGTACTTCATCCGCCAACTGAGAGCTGCGAGGAATGACAGCATAAGCCAATATATCCATATTAGTTATGCAATACTTACTTGCTGGCATTGATCTCGTTGTATGCCTTTTGGAACTCGCAAAGCGCACGCTCTTCAGCCAGCTGACTTAAGTACTCCGGATAGATCTTATAGCCACAGGCGGAGCCAAAGAGCAGACGTCGTCTTATGGCCTGGTAACGCATCTGCTTTGCCAGCTTTATTTGTTGCTCTTTGCACTGGGTCAACTGAGTCTCCAAACTCCTAAGCTTACCCTCTATCAAAAGTATCTGCTGATGCACACATTCTTCCAGACGATAATCGTAGCGTGTGTAAAGCGTTTCACATTGTTCAAATTTGGGCAAGAGACTGTTCTTTGGCAGCGTGGCGCCACGACAAGGTGGCGGAAGTGGGTAGCGTTTGTAGCGCTCAGGCGGATAATCCCAACAGGGACCAAACTGCACATTAGCTGTCATGCCCGGTGACTTCCAGCAGGCAGTATAGACGCTCTTCTTATCATAAATTGGATTCTCACCACAAGCTATATACTTAATCTTAGTTGGCTTTTGGGCAGGCGGATAATTCCAACGCTCAGCGTAGAGTTTCTGCAATTCTTTTAGCTTCTTTTTTGGTGCC includes the following:
- the LOC132785678 gene encoding ribosome-releasing factor 2, mitochondrial, whose protein sequence is MKMLQYTLLNVLLRRNKLLFRYSAQLFKRCYSADIRNIGILAHIDAGKTTTTERMLFYAGKTRSLGEVHRGNTVTDYLTQERERGITICSSAVTFPWNGKRINLLDTPGHIDFTMEVEQSLYAVDGVVIVLDGTAGVEAQTVTVWTQADKHNLPRLVFVNKMDRPDANFDKCVDDLKSKLDAKPIFTQYPVKNNEGHLGIYDVITLEQLSWQQKDYGRVYHKTKLESSDTLRDLQEKRNELIDQLSGLDDELADVVISTEGFDQVSNKLIGQAIRRATNQNKVVPVLLGSAYKNIGIQRLMDAVNDYLPTPEERNQIYECFGNDLAGKVFKIVHDKQRGALTLVRLIRGELKRGMRLTCSSGQAEVVSKIYEPLADEYREVSSVQAGDVAICAGLKSTVTGDLLTSSHSSLKNAQKRLMKSRGLETQHQEDEENFVGNKEMFAIETQIPDAVYFCSIEPPSISSQTAMEQALKQLQREDPSLRVSYDAVTGQTVLGGMGELHMDIIKSRMLSEYKIDVDLGPLQIAYKETIESSAINTFSLEKEIAGSKQNVSITLELVNDQVEVFSLDKSPENVQNLNALRPRILQVVRKGAISALERGPRVGGQVVDTQIRLHNVVIGRGTADSFIMAAAAQCVQKLLTTNGTRLLEPIMALQIVAPNDRVSGIMADLSRRRSLIKDVTTKGDKNKLILVNAPLAELSGYSSALRTISSGTASMTMQPCGFSEMNSADESLAVRRAQGLE
- the LOC132785679 gene encoding uncharacterized protein LOC132785679; this encodes MAPKKKLKELQKLYAERWNYPPAQKPTKIKYIACGENPIYDKKSVYTACWKSPGMTANVQFGPCWDYPPERYKRYPLPPPCRGATLPKNSLLPKFEQCETLYTRYDYRLEECVHQQILLIEGKLRSLETQLTQCKEQQIKLAKQMRYQAIRRRLLFGSACGYKIYPEYLSQLAEERALCEFQKAYNEINASNSQLADEVLGIREDMAELRVRLDKLDRTLESPFLMGLETVLQTIQDLYDYFLEVVRKFKTWAQLIDAGQEHSIDDYLALLRNNLDFESFKSAGVEHCSCKRCRNKNPLDPYLPCWCQGCDRRDKNIQLVWDNQVEPNRTTIPQRTSDSDYVPKPSDTSPPQASVDKSSDDAKFK
- the LOC132785171 gene encoding S1 RNA-binding domain-containing protein 1, with the protein product MSTRPRRLAARKTPLVIELSDSDDDGTIEQLQLPHLAQRISISRCASSEKKAHKKKDKENEPSPSNGATEATAEEPLPSAQEVDGAAPSTTSATTTTGRSSFWERRKVWNIHELLAETEHIQPTAARNIVQLFENENTIPFICRYRRDLVDHITPERLRDIRNTYTEIVDLRKKAENIVHQLERENVLNTEIREELMCAKTNEELEFLYAPYKPASKGTLAERAKALGLQEYADCLLYGTAPKVELSAIVDRNNADLASEEQVLAGICNIIIHNISKNTSVLEELRRLQNVHRIMLKCSKAKATTSKVTSSKSTAGNGIADKKLDSSKFENYFNFLADVKSTKPHQTLAINRGEKHKFLSVKVETNSYLKNDLTRFISEQYMSQGLNYPLRREVFSRALEECFTKKLQPLLCRQVRAELKEKATRASIEVFGKNLKQLLLMSPLKGERILGIDPGYTNGCKLALISETADVLETGVIYPHGRQANRKGAEQKLIQLLSKYNVRIIALGNGTACRDTEMWLSSLFQAGILDSQSIRYSMVNENGASIYSCSDVATKEFPNMDRNEISAVSIARRLNDPLSEYVKIEPRHLGVGMYQHDVNEKTLTETLNDVVSECVSYVGVDLNTASLSVLKHIAGLSEKKAEKIIEHRIQKGPFQSRKDLLAVRSIGDKTYVQCAGFVRIEPLSVGGKVKNPLDCTWVHPESYKVAEAVIQECELKLSDIGKPRFRERIKQLAMTASKVEQLAQQHKLPTERVKFVLDALQRELLQDYRADLDKRPLFKQGLTRLEDLSLGDVVTGAVTNVTHFGAFVDIGVERDGLIHKSHMNNCELSIGDRIIASVLKVDMQRRQLGLRLENMLEETDTSFTLKTE